From one Lactiplantibacillus paraplantarum genomic stretch:
- a CDS encoding ABC transporter ATP-binding protein gives MAARQSVWARSMPVKEQLTVIRRLLPYAKPFKWFFIAAIVFSGLISVVNIYLPRVLQTFIDHYLKTGHATVPVMWYFAGLYFFGMVVRALMQFVQNFSSTMGAEYMLENVRRQMFAKLHRMGMRYFDQVPGGSILSRLTNDTMSFSNFWALFNTLFTAFFAVISSFVAMYLTDVQIALWLLVFMPFLAVTIWYYQRYSSRVYRRMRERLSELNTKLSEAITGISVIQQFRQEHRINGEFDHTNDAYFKTRQAMIRTNSLLLSPLIDLFYALGTVMVLGIFGVRGLNGYVAAGVVYAFITYLNNFYNPMTSMMDNLSDFQDGVVAGSRVLRVMDDPTIAPTQHADPTAKITRGKIEFRHVTFAYDGQHPVLKDVSFVAEPGQTVALVGQTGSGKTSTINVLMRFYEFQSGEVLIDDRDIREYPAEELRQKMGLVLQEPFMFYGDINSNIRMFNDQISDEQVQAAARFVKADDFINDLPENYQSRVIERGASYSSGQRQLISFARTIVTDPKILILDEATANVDTETEEMIQTGLDRIQENRTTIAIAHRLSTIQNADLILVLNQGQIVERGSNDELLQQRGYYYDMIQLQNSAHTD, from the coding sequence ATGGCAGCACGTCAATCGGTATGGGCACGTTCCATGCCTGTTAAGGAACAACTCACGGTTATTCGGCGACTATTGCCGTATGCGAAACCGTTCAAATGGTTTTTTATTGCGGCTATCGTTTTTTCCGGTCTGATTAGTGTGGTTAATATCTATCTACCGCGTGTATTACAGACCTTTATTGATCATTATCTCAAAACAGGTCACGCCACGGTACCGGTCATGTGGTACTTTGCGGGCCTGTATTTCTTCGGCATGGTTGTGCGCGCGTTGATGCAGTTCGTACAGAACTTCAGTAGTACGATGGGGGCAGAATATATGCTTGAAAATGTCCGCCGACAAATGTTCGCCAAGTTGCATCGGATGGGCATGCGTTACTTTGATCAAGTCCCTGGTGGCTCAATTTTGTCACGCCTGACTAACGATACGATGTCGTTTTCCAATTTTTGGGCGTTGTTTAATACATTATTTACCGCCTTTTTTGCGGTGATTTCGTCGTTTGTCGCGATGTATCTCACCGATGTGCAGATTGCCTTGTGGTTATTGGTTTTCATGCCTTTTTTGGCTGTAACGATTTGGTATTATCAACGGTATAGCTCACGGGTTTACCGGCGAATGCGGGAACGGCTCAGTGAGTTGAATACCAAGTTGAGCGAGGCAATTACCGGGATTAGTGTCATTCAGCAATTTCGACAAGAACATCGGATCAACGGAGAGTTCGATCATACCAATGATGCCTATTTTAAGACCCGCCAAGCGATGATCCGGACGAACTCATTATTATTAAGCCCACTGATCGATCTATTTTATGCGTTAGGGACGGTCATGGTTCTGGGAATCTTCGGGGTTCGGGGATTGAATGGCTATGTCGCTGCCGGGGTTGTTTACGCGTTCATCACGTACCTGAATAACTTCTATAATCCGATGACATCGATGATGGATAATTTGTCAGACTTTCAAGATGGCGTCGTCGCCGGGTCACGGGTCCTCCGGGTCATGGATGACCCAACGATTGCGCCGACCCAACACGCCGATCCTACAGCTAAGATTACGCGCGGTAAGATTGAATTTCGGCACGTCACCTTTGCCTATGACGGCCAGCATCCGGTCTTAAAAGACGTCTCGTTTGTGGCTGAACCGGGCCAAACGGTGGCACTAGTTGGTCAGACGGGGAGTGGCAAAACGTCGACGATTAATGTTTTGATGCGCTTTTACGAGTTTCAGTCAGGAGAAGTCTTAATTGATGATCGCGACATTCGTGAGTATCCGGCTGAGGAATTGCGACAGAAGATGGGGTTGGTCTTGCAAGAACCGTTTATGTTTTATGGTGATATTAATTCCAATATTCGGATGTTTAACGATCAGATTTCGGATGAGCAAGTGCAAGCAGCGGCACGGTTTGTAAAGGCTGATGACTTCATCAACGATTTACCTGAGAATTATCAGTCACGCGTCATTGAGCGCGGAGCTAGTTATTCTTCAGGGCAACGGCAATTGATTTCATTCGCCCGGACGATTGTGACTGATCCTAAGATTTTAATCTTGGACGAAGCCACGGCGAACGTCGATACTGAGACGGAAGAGATGATTCAGACTGGTTTGGATCGGATTCAGGAGAACCGCACGACGATTGCGATTGCCCACCGCTTGTCCACGATTCAAAATGCTGATTTGATCCTGGTCTTAAATCAGGGGCAAATCGTTGAACGTGGATCTAACGATGAACTACTCCAACAACGTGGGTATTATTACGATATGATTCAGTTGCAAAATTCGGCGCATACGGATTAA
- a CDS encoding ABC transporter ATP-binding protein produces the protein MSIFLKLGWYFRREWKLYLAGVLGLVLTAIIGIVPPRIIGDVVDGINQHNLTAHTLTVYLVIIGVAAVGQYLARYLWRNAIWGGAAGLERTLRERLFWHFMKMDATFYQRYRTGDLMAHATNDLTAVERVAGGGILQFADSIITGGTTLIAMMTLIDWRLTLIAVVPFPLLAVVSRYLGKKIHVAFRASQAAFSRLNNKAQESISGIKVIKALGQEKADVADFNQQIDQTIKINRHVNVLDSLFDPAITMIIALSYGATIILGGLYVTHGVITIGNLVSFVTYLGMMVWPMFAVGMLFNTMERGNASYDRVMELLNQQSAIIDAKRGIEQRPHGDIQYQIKQFNYPNDAGTSLSDVTFSLKAGQTLGIVGRVGAGKSTIMKLILREFDQYEGQITYGGHDIKQYALDSYLPALGYVPQDSFLFSNTIRENIRFADPTVSQAVVEAVAAKSDLSGQIASMPAGYDTQVGEEGISLSGGQRQRLAIARALLINPELLILDDALSAVDAETEAEILANLKAERADKTTIIAAHRLSSVMNADEIIVLDAGHVVERGTHAQLMTQHGWYQKMFKRQQLETKVEGAVQ, from the coding sequence GTGAGTATATTTTTGAAATTAGGCTGGTATTTTCGGCGTGAATGGAAGTTGTACCTCGCGGGGGTGCTTGGACTAGTTTTGACCGCCATTATCGGCATTGTGCCGCCCCGGATTATTGGGGACGTCGTTGATGGGATCAATCAGCACAACTTGACGGCGCACACGCTGACGGTCTATTTAGTTATTATTGGTGTGGCCGCCGTTGGTCAGTACCTGGCACGTTATTTATGGCGGAATGCCATCTGGGGTGGCGCGGCCGGCCTCGAACGAACACTGCGGGAACGGCTCTTTTGGCATTTCATGAAGATGGATGCGACGTTTTATCAGCGATACCGTACCGGGGACTTGATGGCCCATGCGACCAATGACCTCACGGCGGTTGAGCGGGTCGCTGGTGGTGGCATTCTCCAATTTGCGGATTCCATTATTACTGGTGGGACAACGTTGATTGCGATGATGACACTAATCGACTGGCGACTGACGCTGATTGCGGTAGTACCTTTCCCATTATTAGCGGTCGTGTCACGGTATTTGGGTAAAAAAATTCACGTCGCGTTTCGTGCTTCCCAAGCCGCCTTTTCGCGACTGAATAATAAGGCGCAGGAGAGTATCAGTGGCATCAAAGTGATCAAAGCGCTAGGTCAGGAAAAGGCTGACGTTGCTGATTTTAATCAACAGATTGATCAGACGATTAAGATCAATCGGCATGTCAACGTACTCGACTCGCTATTTGATCCCGCGATTACCATGATTATTGCGTTATCTTACGGCGCCACAATTATTTTGGGCGGTTTGTACGTGACCCACGGTGTCATCACAATCGGTAACTTGGTCTCGTTCGTCACTTATTTGGGGATGATGGTCTGGCCGATGTTTGCGGTCGGGATGTTATTCAACACGATGGAACGGGGGAACGCCTCGTATGATCGGGTCATGGAATTATTGAATCAGCAAAGTGCCATTATTGATGCCAAACGGGGCATTGAACAGCGCCCGCATGGTGATATTCAGTATCAAATCAAGCAGTTCAATTATCCCAACGATGCAGGAACCAGCCTGAGTGACGTCACCTTTAGCTTAAAGGCTGGTCAGACGCTCGGAATCGTCGGCCGGGTTGGTGCAGGTAAATCAACGATTATGAAACTGATTTTGCGTGAATTTGATCAGTACGAGGGCCAGATTACTTATGGTGGTCATGATATTAAGCAGTATGCGCTTGATAGTTACTTACCAGCCCTTGGATATGTGCCCCAAGATAGTTTTCTGTTCTCGAATACGATTCGCGAAAATATTCGTTTTGCCGATCCGACTGTGAGTCAAGCCGTTGTGGAAGCGGTCGCCGCCAAGAGTGATTTGAGTGGTCAGATTGCCAGCATGCCCGCTGGATACGATACCCAAGTTGGTGAGGAAGGTATCTCGCTATCTGGAGGGCAACGCCAACGACTAGCCATTGCGCGGGCCTTACTCATCAATCCTGAATTGCTGATCTTAGATGATGCCTTATCCGCGGTTGATGCCGAAACTGAGGCGGAAATTTTAGCTAATCTAAAGGCCGAGCGGGCGGACAAAACGACGATTATCGCGGCCCACCGGTTAAGTTCGGTGATGAATGCTGATGAAATCATTGTGTTGGATGCCGGTCACGTTGTTGAACGAGGGACCCACGCGCAATTAATGACGCAACACGGGTGGTATCAGAAGATGTTCAAACGGCAACAACTCGAAACTAAAGTGGAAGGGGCGGTGCAATAA